The Flavobacterium sp. HJ-32-4 genome contains a region encoding:
- the priA gene encoding primosomal protein N', whose amino-acid sequence MRFVEVILPLALPRTFTYKAGDAELQPGTRVAVPFGRTRIYTALVIETHDNAPTLYEARDIEQVLDTHPIVTDIQIAHWFWIASYYMCTIGEVYRSAMPSGLLLESETLLSAAPDTDSDLSLSPDEQAIQAALTRQSSLSVREVSALLNKKRVFPVLQGMLAKNLVRLREEIQDAYKPKLVRYIRLAEAFDDPENLQPLLEELKNAPKQRDLVLSYFQLKARDRKPIAVNLLLEHAAGSAVALKSLVEKGIFESYQLQQDRQVFDGSVREDRLELSVAQQEAFEAIRVSFQSHDVTLLHGVTASGKTEIYVQLIERFLEEDRSVLYLLPEIALTTQLVERLRWHFGEKVTVFHSGFSNNERVEAWQRVLEGSPKARIIIGARSALFLPFRHLGFIIVDEEHEPTFKQQDPAPRYHARDTAIVLAGYHGAKVLLGSATPSLETRFNAESGKYGLVALTKRYGDAVLPEIALVDLKDAYFRKKMKGHFSDTLIENLQETLERGEQAILFQNRRGFSPVVECLDCGHVPQCPQCDVSLTYHKHKSQLRCHYCGHAIAMPQFCHACSSVNLTTKGFGTEQVQEELEALFPAIRSLRMDQDTTRGKHAFSRIIDAFRNREADILIGTQMLSKGLDFDNVGLVGIMNADNMLYYPDFRAQERAFQMLTQVAGRAGRSERKGKVIIQTYNPYHNIIRQVMENDYPAMYHEQLHERRIYKYPPFFRLIRITLRYREYERLREASAWLADVLRQHLDMPILGPEEPPIARIRNEYIRQILVKIPGSSNPAPVKSRIDRIRTSFSAVPHYRSVRVVVNVDFY is encoded by the coding sequence ATGCGCTTCGTTGAAGTAATATTGCCACTCGCGTTACCGCGTACTTTTACCTACAAAGCAGGTGATGCGGAATTGCAACCTGGCACGAGGGTAGCGGTGCCGTTTGGCCGTACGCGTATCTACACAGCATTGGTGATTGAAACACATGATAACGCACCGACACTTTACGAGGCACGCGATATCGAACAAGTACTCGATACACATCCGATCGTGACGGATATACAGATTGCACATTGGTTCTGGATCGCGTCCTATTATATGTGTACGATAGGTGAGGTCTATCGCAGTGCGATGCCTTCGGGCTTACTATTGGAAAGCGAAACGCTTTTGTCGGCCGCTCCTGATACCGATTCTGACCTATCGTTGTCACCCGACGAACAGGCGATACAGGCGGCATTGACGCGTCAGTCGTCTTTGTCGGTTCGGGAAGTATCGGCGTTGCTTAACAAGAAGCGTGTCTTTCCTGTCTTGCAGGGTATGTTAGCGAAGAACCTCGTTCGGTTGCGTGAGGAAATACAGGATGCGTATAAGCCCAAGCTCGTTCGGTATATCCGCCTGGCTGAGGCATTTGATGATCCGGAAAATCTGCAACCGCTGCTCGAGGAATTAAAAAACGCACCCAAGCAGCGTGATCTCGTCCTGTCCTATTTCCAACTAAAGGCCCGCGACCGGAAGCCTATTGCCGTCAACCTTTTGTTGGAACATGCGGCAGGCAGTGCCGTCGCCTTGAAAAGTCTGGTGGAAAAAGGGATTTTCGAAAGCTACCAGCTTCAACAGGATCGGCAGGTTTTCGATGGCTCGGTACGCGAAGACCGTCTGGAGTTGAGCGTTGCGCAGCAGGAGGCATTTGAGGCTATCCGGGTGTCGTTTCAGTCGCATGACGTGACGCTTTTACACGGTGTGACGGCATCCGGTAAGACGGAAATCTACGTACAACTCATCGAGCGTTTCCTTGAAGAAGACCGATCGGTACTCTATCTGTTGCCCGAGATTGCATTAACGACACAATTGGTCGAGCGACTCCGATGGCATTTTGGCGAGAAGGTTACGGTCTTCCATTCCGGATTCAGCAACAACGAACGGGTAGAGGCGTGGCAACGGGTGTTAGAGGGAAGCCCAAAAGCCCGGATTATCATTGGCGCGCGCTCTGCATTATTCCTGCCGTTCCGCCATCTCGGTTTCATTATCGTAGACGAAGAGCACGAGCCGACCTTCAAACAACAGGATCCGGCCCCGCGTTACCACGCCCGGGATACGGCTATCGTGCTGGCGGGCTACCACGGTGCAAAAGTGCTATTGGGTTCGGCGACGCCTTCGCTGGAGACACGGTTTAACGCCGAGTCGGGAAAATACGGACTCGTAGCACTCACCAAACGCTATGGCGATGCCGTGTTGCCTGAAATTGCGTTGGTCGATCTGAAAGACGCCTATTTCCGCAAAAAAATGAAAGGGCATTTTAGCGATACGCTGATCGAGAACCTGCAGGAGACGTTGGAACGGGGCGAACAGGCCATCCTGTTCCAGAATCGGCGTGGTTTTTCGCCCGTAGTCGAATGTCTCGACTGCGGTCACGTGCCCCAGTGTCCGCAGTGCGACGTAAGTCTGACGTATCACAAGCACAAAAGCCAATTGCGCTGTCATTATTGCGGCCACGCCATCGCCATGCCGCAGTTTTGCCACGCGTGCAGCTCGGTAAACCTTACCACCAAAGGCTTTGGCACGGAGCAGGTGCAGGAGGAACTTGAGGCGTTGTTCCCGGCGATTCGATCGTTGCGTATGGACCAGGATACGACCCGCGGCAAGCATGCTTTTTCGCGCATTATAGATGCGTTCCGTAATCGGGAAGCCGATATTTTGATTGGTACGCAAATGTTGTCAAAGGGCCTCGATTTCGACAATGTAGGGTTGGTCGGTATTATGAACGCCGATAACATGCTTTACTATCCTGATTTTCGTGCACAGGAACGGGCCTTCCAGATGCTCACGCAAGTGGCGGGCCGGGCCGGGCGTTCGGAGCGTAAGGGCAAAGTCATCATCCAGACGTATAATCCGTACCATAACATCATCCGGCAGGTGATGGAGAACGACTATCCCGCGATGTATCACGAGCAGTTGCATGAGAGACGTATATATAAGTACCCACCGTTTTTCCGTCTTATCCGTATTACGTTGCGGTATCGTGAGTACGAACGCCTTCGGGAAGCATCTGCCTGGCTAGCCGATGTATTACGGCAACACCTTGATATGCCGATATTGGGTCCGGAAGAGCCGCCTATTGCCCGTATCCGAAATGAATATATCCGGCAGATATTGGTCAAGATACCAGGTAGTAGCAATCCCGCTCCGGTCAAATCGCGTATTGATCGCATCCGGACGAGTTTTTCCGCCGTGCCACACTATCGGTCGGTGAGAGTAGTGGTGAACGTTGATTTTTATTGA
- the nadC gene encoding carboxylating nicotinate-nucleotide diphosphorylase: MISEADFRHELSLIIENALREDIGPGDYSSLACIPHDALGKAKLLVKEDGVIAGVDFARMIFQKVDPEMVVETFIEDGTAVRKGDVVFHVSGRSQSILKAERTVLNSMQRMSAIATKTRYFVSLLEGTGTQILDTRKTTPGFRAAEKWAVTIGGGENHRFALYDMIMLKDNHNDFAGGITQAIRKTQAFLTQHQLDLKIIVEARNLAEVEEILQSPGIHRILLDNFDYETTRQAVRLIGNQCQTESSGNINEKTIRAYAECGVDYISSGALTHSVYNMDLSLKAI; this comes from the coding sequence ATGATTTCTGAAGCCGATTTCCGCCATGAACTTTCGCTTATCATCGAGAACGCCCTTAGAGAGGACATAGGTCCGGGCGACTACAGTTCCCTGGCCTGTATCCCGCATGATGCCCTGGGAAAAGCGAAGCTATTGGTGAAGGAAGACGGCGTGATTGCCGGGGTGGACTTTGCCCGGATGATTTTCCAGAAAGTCGATCCGGAGATGGTGGTCGAGACCTTCATCGAAGACGGTACGGCGGTTCGAAAGGGCGATGTCGTGTTCCACGTGTCCGGTCGTTCGCAATCCATACTCAAGGCGGAACGTACCGTATTGAATTCGATGCAGCGGATGAGTGCGATTGCCACCAAAACGCGCTATTTCGTTTCGTTGCTTGAAGGAACCGGTACACAGATACTCGATACCCGTAAAACGACACCCGGTTTTCGCGCGGCTGAAAAGTGGGCGGTGACGATTGGCGGAGGTGAAAACCATCGGTTTGCGCTTTACGACATGATCATGCTGAAAGACAACCACAACGATTTTGCCGGTGGGATTACACAGGCCATCCGTAAAACGCAGGCGTTTCTCACACAACATCAATTGGACCTGAAGATAATCGTCGAGGCGCGGAATCTGGCGGAGGTAGAGGAAATCCTTCAAAGCCCGGGTATCCACCGTATTCTTTTGGACAACTTTGATTACGAAACCACCCGTCAGGCCGTGCGGTTGATCGGGAACCAATGCCAGACGGAATCGTCCGGCAATATCAACGAAAAGACGATACGTGCCTATGCCGAATGCGGTGTCGATTATATTTCATCGGGCGCGTTGACGCATTCCGTCTACAACATGGACCTTAGTCTCAAGGCGATCTGA
- the gldI gene encoding gliding motility-associated peptidyl-prolyl isomerase GldI yields MKKKQIILFITALVVAIGCSQQQARRPVSHTSGTFMRESVARNKKLIAGEEAVIDSIIRADKAHQYTATPKGYWFYYLERNATDTLRPRKGDVAEFDYSIQDLKGNVIYSEVELRPQTYVVDKQNILMGLRDGLKRMHKNEKVVFLFPSHLGYGYRGDTKRIAPNTPLIVTVTLNDFKPENKTSTD; encoded by the coding sequence ATGAAAAAGAAACAGATTATACTATTCATAACCGCCCTGGTCGTAGCCATTGGCTGCTCACAACAGCAGGCGCGGCGGCCGGTGTCGCACACCTCGGGGACCTTCATGCGCGAGTCGGTCGCACGCAACAAGAAACTGATTGCCGGGGAAGAAGCGGTCATCGACTCGATCATCCGGGCTGACAAAGCGCATCAGTATACCGCTACGCCCAAGGGATATTGGTTTTATTACCTTGAGCGAAATGCGACAGACACACTTCGTCCAAGAAAAGGCGATGTGGCGGAATTTGACTATTCCATCCAGGACCTGAAAGGAAATGTGATATACTCGGAGGTCGAACTGCGGCCGCAGACGTATGTCGTCGATAAGCAGAACATCCTGATGGGCCTGCGCGACGGTCTCAAACGAATGCACAAAAATGAAAAAGTGGTGTTCCTGTTCCCCTCCCACTTAGGATACGGGTATCGTGGTGACACCAAACGGATCGCGCCCAACACTCCGTTAATCGTGACCGTGACGCTGAACGATTTTAAACCTGAAAACAAAACAAGTACTGATTGA
- the rplI gene encoding 50S ribosomal protein L9, whose translation MELILKQDVQNLGFKDDIVTVKPGYGRNFLIPQGFATLATASAKKVHAENLKQRAFKEAKIVEDAKKQAEALKALEIKILAKAGGDKLFGSVTNADIAEALEKAGQPVDRKYITSGIVKRTGKYTANVRLHRDVVVELAYEIIAEQA comes from the coding sequence ATGGAATTGATACTGAAACAAGACGTACAGAACCTAGGGTTCAAAGACGATATCGTAACGGTGAAGCCAGGGTACGGCCGTAACTTCCTGATTCCACAGGGTTTCGCTACGCTCGCTACCGCTTCTGCCAAGAAAGTACATGCGGAGAACCTGAAGCAACGTGCCTTCAAGGAAGCCAAAATCGTAGAGGATGCGAAGAAGCAGGCCGAAGCGCTTAAGGCCCTTGAAATCAAAATCCTTGCGAAGGCAGGAGGCGACAAACTCTTCGGATCGGTTACAAACGCTGACATTGCGGAAGCGCTTGAAAAAGCCGGACAACCAGTTGATCGTAAATACATCACCAGTGGTATCGTGAAACGTACCGGTAAATACACCGCCAACGTTCGCCTTCACCGCGATGTAGTGGTGGAACTTGCTTACGAGATTATCGCTGAGCAAGCATAA
- the rpsF gene encoding 30S ribosomal protein S6 has translation MNHYETVFILNPVLSEQQVKETVSKFEDFLTSRGAKMVAKEDWGLKKLAYEVQNKKSGFYHLFQFQIDGEHLLPFETEFRRDERVMRFLTVALDKHAVSWAERRREKLKQKA, from the coding sequence ATGAATCATTACGAAACTGTTTTCATCTTGAATCCCGTTTTATCTGAGCAGCAGGTAAAGGAAACAGTAAGCAAATTTGAGGATTTCCTTACTTCGAGGGGTGCCAAGATGGTCGCCAAAGAGGACTGGGGCTTGAAAAAGCTGGCTTACGAGGTCCAAAACAAAAAGAGTGGTTTTTACCACCTGTTCCAATTCCAAATCGACGGTGAGCACCTGCTTCCATTCGAAACGGAGTTCCGTCGTGACGAGCGCGTGATGCGTTTCCTCACGGTCGCACTTGACAAGCACGCCGTATCCTGGGCTGAAAGAAGAAGAGAAAAACTCAAACAAAAAGCGTAA
- a CDS encoding LytTR family DNA-binding domain-containing protein, whose translation MKLNCVIVDDSSIQRMIVGKLASNHLNLNLIGEFSNAIEAKNFMSYNQVDLLFLDVEMPIVSGFDLLDGLKTKPQVIFITSKPEYAVKAFDYDATDYLQKPITHHRFEIAIKRALNMYTMLRDAQEEDGEFIFIKSKLKKLKVFISRIKWVEAFGDYVKVVTDDESHLVLSTMKSFENDLPAEKFVRVHKSFIVNIDKVDKFNSKFAEIGPNKIPLSRNKKDDLKKALEYV comes from the coding sequence ATGAAACTGAATTGCGTTATTGTGGACGATAGCTCCATCCAACGGATGATCGTCGGTAAATTGGCGTCCAACCACCTCAACCTTAACTTGATAGGTGAGTTTTCAAACGCCATTGAGGCCAAGAATTTCATGTCATATAACCAGGTTGACCTACTGTTTCTGGACGTGGAAATGCCTATCGTAAGCGGCTTCGACCTTCTTGACGGACTCAAGACCAAGCCACAGGTTATTTTCATCACCTCCAAACCGGAATATGCGGTCAAGGCATTCGACTATGACGCGACCGACTACCTGCAGAAACCCATCACCCATCACCGCTTCGAGATCGCCATCAAACGCGCCCTCAACATGTATACGATGTTGCGTGACGCACAGGAAGAAGACGGCGAGTTCATTTTCATCAAGAGCAAACTAAAGAAACTCAAGGTGTTCATTTCGCGTATCAAATGGGTGGAAGCGTTCGGCGACTACGTGAAAGTAGTGACCGACGACGAAAGCCATCTGGTATTGTCCACCATGAAGTCGTTCGAGAATGACCTGCCAGCCGAGAAATTCGTGCGGGTACACAAATCGTTCATCGTCAACATCGACAAAGTCGACAAATTCAACAGTAAATTCGCCGAAATCGGACCGAATAAAATACCGCTTAGCCGCAACAAGAAAGACGATTTGAAGAAAGCGTTGGAGTATGTGTAA
- a CDS encoding YihY/virulence factor BrkB family protein, protein MSMTTRDRIFKWPLIGSVARWAHRITLYEGLTLYELLEIYIVGLGRSAVNNRSKAIAFSFFMALFPFALFILNLIPFIPIDHFQEDFLRFVADSVPPNTYDAISGIINDILNHSYGSLLSSGFLLSIFLQANGVNAILTAFENALPHHAKRPFLPQYIVALGISFSLNILLIVTVCIILVFEVFVQQTRLQDVVSDRIPLLQLGRYAFLILMVLIVTSGLFKFGTKQLEKRPFISVGSVFTTILFGMTSYLFGIWVVRFSRYNELYGSIGTLLIVMFYIWINCTILLLGFELNNVIEEHKQKIRRSKQTADT, encoded by the coding sequence CTGAGTATGACCACGCGCGACCGTATCTTCAAATGGCCCCTAATAGGCAGTGTGGCGCGTTGGGCGCACCGTATCACCCTTTATGAAGGGCTGACGTTGTATGAATTGCTCGAGATCTATATCGTCGGACTCGGGCGCAGTGCCGTCAATAACCGCAGCAAGGCCATTGCGTTCAGCTTCTTTATGGCGTTGTTTCCGTTCGCACTGTTCATACTCAACCTGATTCCGTTTATTCCTATCGACCATTTCCAGGAGGATTTCCTTCGGTTTGTGGCTGACAGTGTGCCGCCTAATACGTACGATGCGATATCGGGTATCATCAACGACATCCTCAACCACAGCTACGGGAGTTTGCTGTCTTCCGGTTTCCTCCTGTCGATATTCCTGCAGGCGAACGGGGTCAATGCCATCCTGACCGCTTTCGAGAACGCGCTTCCGCACCATGCCAAGCGACCGTTTCTGCCGCAGTATATCGTGGCCTTGGGGATTTCGTTCTCCTTGAATATCCTGTTGATTGTAACGGTGTGTATCATTCTGGTCTTTGAAGTTTTCGTGCAGCAAACACGCCTTCAGGATGTGGTAAGCGACCGAATTCCACTTTTGCAGTTAGGACGTTATGCCTTCCTGATCCTGATGGTATTGATAGTGACATCGGGATTGTTCAAGTTCGGTACCAAGCAACTGGAGAAACGTCCGTTTATTTCGGTGGGGTCCGTTTTTACGACCATCCTTTTCGGGATGACGTCATACCTTTTCGGTATTTGGGTGGTACGTTTCTCCCGCTACAATGAACTATATGGCTCTATCGGGACGTTGCTCATCGTCATGTTTTACATCTGGATCAACTGCACCATTCTGCTGCTCGGTTTTGAGCTCAATAATGTCATCGAGGAACACAAGCAGAAGATCAGGCGGAGCAAGCAAACCGCCGACACCTGA
- a CDS encoding DUF6495 family protein, with protein sequence MKYARLTKEQFEELHPEFTNFLAAQSIDKDEWDQLKKEQPHIAEQELDVFSDLIWEGVLNRAEYLEHFGKNYVFFFHCGETHIHSIILKTVGIDVDFLTREGLQFLTDNLFSDQIEMKVGTKAYDNDDRNQAIFQLIQQGAFLSDGSRYRDLKEMIA encoded by the coding sequence TTGAAATACGCCCGCCTCACCAAAGAACAATTTGAAGAACTTCATCCTGAATTCACCAATTTCCTTGCCGCGCAATCCATCGACAAAGACGAATGGGACCAGTTGAAAAAGGAGCAACCTCATATTGCCGAGCAGGAATTGGACGTATTCTCCGACCTGATCTGGGAAGGCGTCCTAAACCGTGCCGAATACCTCGAACATTTCGGGAAGAATTATGTGTTCTTTTTCCATTGTGGTGAGACGCACATCCATTCCATTATCCTCAAAACAGTGGGTATTGACGTCGACTTCCTCACCCGCGAAGGATTGCAGTTCCTCACCGACAACCTGTTTTCGGACCAAATCGAAATGAAAGTCGGTACTAAAGCCTATGATAACGACGACCGTAACCAAGCCATTTTCCAGTTGATCCAACAAGGGGCTTTCCTTAGCGATGGTAGCCGCTATCGGGACCTGAAGGAAATGATTGCGTAA
- a CDS encoding bifunctional oligoribonuclease/PAP phosphatase NrnA: MKQEEIETVRNWLSSPKKIAIIPHRSPDGDAMGSTLGLYHFLLKFGHDPLVVVPNEFPDFLAWMPGSEATVVYEKDRENVSRQLEKAELVFTLDFNALHRTGEMETVLKRLKVPFIMIDHHQHPEDYAAVRYSETRFGSTCEMLYNFIGFLGHEGDIDHTIATCIYTGIMTDSGNFRFPSTSSTTHRIAADLIDKGVDNARIYSQVYDSNSYERMQLVGRALQNMKLIPEKKTSYITLSQEELDTFRYIKGDTEGVVNYGLSVKGIVFTAIFIEHRDENIIKISFRSKGDFDVNRFARTHFNGGGHINAAGGKSNDSLAETVRRFQKLVADIEIHDYV; encoded by the coding sequence ATGAAACAGGAAGAAATCGAAACGGTCAGGAACTGGCTGTCATCCCCTAAGAAAATAGCCATTATACCCCACCGCAGTCCGGACGGCGATGCCATGGGCTCCACGCTCGGACTCTACCACTTTCTCCTGAAATTTGGCCATGATCCACTGGTTGTGGTACCAAATGAATTCCCAGATTTTCTGGCCTGGATGCCGGGCTCGGAAGCAACGGTCGTCTATGAGAAAGACCGCGAGAACGTATCGCGTCAATTGGAAAAGGCAGAACTCGTATTTACCCTCGACTTCAATGCCCTGCATCGTACCGGTGAAATGGAAACCGTGCTGAAACGCCTTAAGGTGCCTTTCATCATGATCGACCATCACCAGCATCCGGAAGACTATGCAGCCGTGCGCTATTCGGAGACGCGGTTTGGTTCGACCTGTGAGATGCTTTATAATTTCATTGGTTTCCTGGGGCACGAAGGCGACATCGACCATACGATTGCTACCTGTATTTACACCGGTATCATGACCGATTCGGGAAATTTCCGGTTCCCTTCTACCTCCTCCACGACACACCGAATCGCCGCCGACCTCATCGATAAAGGTGTTGACAACGCACGTATCTACAGCCAGGTCTACGACAGCAACTCGTATGAACGTATGCAGTTAGTGGGACGCGCCTTGCAGAATATGAAACTGATTCCGGAAAAGAAGACCTCCTATATTACCTTGTCGCAGGAAGAACTCGATACCTTCCGCTATATCAAAGGCGACACGGAGGGTGTGGTGAACTATGGCCTGTCTGTAAAAGGCATTGTCTTCACCGCTATTTTCATTGAGCATCGCGACGAGAACATCATCAAGATTTCCTTCCGATCAAAAGGCGATTTCGACGTGAACCGATTTGCTCGCACGCATTTCAACGGCGGCGGCCATATCAACGCAGCCGGTGGAAAATCAAATGATTCACTGGCGGAAACCGTCCGTCGTTTTCAGAAACTGGTGGCAGATATTGAGATACACGACTACGTATGA
- a CDS encoding endo alpha-1,4 polygalactosaminidase, which translates to MKRVAFFSFAFLAVACGTDRDGGSTPIRDFRQEMRNLVIGISEKAKSEHPGFMVIPQNGIELVSTSNDGPAAPSLSYLNAIDGNGQEDLFYGYDSDDSATPVATTGYLRNYLNIAKGQGKTILVIDYASTPSKMADSYLQNDAAGYVGFAEPYRNLDAIPSDPPHNENTADVTQLSEARNFLFFINPQFASKADFLNEVKATNYDAVILDLFFENTALTPADLNELRFKANGGQRLLICYMSIGEAEDYRYYWQDGWDSNRPDWLESENPDWPGNYKVQYWNADWQNIIYKGNDSYLDKILGAGFDGVYLDIIDAFEYFEAQ; encoded by the coding sequence ATGAAACGCGTCGCATTCTTCTCTTTTGCATTCCTGGCAGTGGCCTGCGGAACCGACCGCGATGGTGGTTCCACGCCCATACGCGACTTCCGCCAGGAGATGCGCAACCTGGTGATCGGTATCAGCGAAAAGGCCAAATCAGAACATCCGGGTTTTATGGTTATCCCGCAGAATGGCATCGAACTGGTCAGCACTTCGAACGATGGACCTGCCGCGCCGTCGCTTTCTTACCTCAACGCCATCGACGGTAACGGCCAGGAGGACCTTTTCTACGGCTATGACAGCGATGACAGCGCCACACCGGTCGCCACGACGGGCTATCTCCGCAACTACCTGAACATCGCCAAAGGACAGGGAAAAACGATACTGGTCATTGACTATGCTTCGACCCCCTCAAAAATGGCCGACTCCTATCTTCAGAACGATGCCGCCGGATACGTGGGTTTCGCGGAGCCGTATCGCAATCTCGACGCGATCCCGTCCGATCCGCCGCATAATGAAAACACTGCTGACGTCACACAACTTTCGGAGGCAAGAAACTTTCTGTTCTTTATCAATCCACAGTTTGCATCCAAAGCTGACTTCCTTAATGAGGTAAAAGCCACGAACTACGACGCGGTCATTCTCGATCTTTTCTTCGAAAATACGGCGCTCACACCTGCCGACCTCAACGAACTTCGTTTCAAGGCGAACGGCGGGCAACGGCTATTGATTTGTTATATGTCAATCGGTGAAGCCGAGGACTACCGCTACTACTGGCAAGACGGATGGGACAGCAACCGACCGGACTGGCTGGAATCAGAAAACCCCGACTGGCCCGGGAACTACAAAGTGCAATACTGGAACGCCGATTGGCAGAATATCATTTACAAAGGCAATGACTCGTACCTCGATAAGATTCTTGGTGCAGGCTTCGACGGGGTATACCTTGATATCATCGATGCCTTTGAGTATTTTGAGGCGCAGTAA
- the rpsR gene encoding 30S ribosomal protein S18: MSSIEQAAKGKKDGDIRYLTPLNIETNKQKKYCRFKKAGIKYVDYKDPDFLLKFVNEQGKILPRRLTGTSLKYQRKVSVAIKRARHLALMPYVADLLK, encoded by the coding sequence ATGTCTAGCATCGAACAAGCAGCAAAAGGGAAGAAAGACGGAGATATCCGTTATTTGACCCCACTGAATATCGAAACGAACAAGCAGAAAAAATACTGCCGTTTCAAGAAAGCCGGAATCAAATATGTCGATTACAAAGACCCTGATTTCCTTTTGAAATTCGTCAACGAGCAAGGAAAAATCCTTCCACGCCGTCTGACCGGAACCTCACTCAAATACCAACGCAAAGTATCGGTAGCCATCAAACGGGCACGCCACCTGGCGCTTATGCCTTACGTAGCTGACTTGCTTAAATAA
- a CDS encoding peptidylprolyl isomerase gives MRKLWLLALGCLFLASCKDEHSDLPDGLYAEIKTSKGDIMVMLDYETTPVTVANFVSLAEGTNTFVDKRFRGKPFYDGLKWHRVEPGFVIQGGDPLGNGSGDAGYKFKDEITDLRHDSAGTLSMANSGPNTNSSQFFITHVATPHLDGKHTVFGHVIGNGMDVVNKIQVNDVITSIRIIRIGEAVKKFDAPKVFGDYFRSEADARKKADADAQTEKQAYINEHKAVIDAKKAYLDSYRPKATKTATGFSYAIVKKGTGGKLKPGQKIKVVCSGYFPDGILFWTTQADIAKAYGKLDPGQAAQNGYQPIVWSYGQRTGMIQGFIEGLDQASLGDKVIWYIPSILAYGEAGRPPIIPSNADLVFDVEILPSN, from the coding sequence ATGAGAAAACTATGGCTTCTGGCCCTGGGATGCCTATTCCTGGCCTCGTGTAAAGACGAACATTCGGATCTGCCTGACGGACTTTACGCCGAAATCAAGACCTCAAAAGGCGACATCATGGTGATGCTCGATTACGAGACGACTCCGGTAACCGTGGCGAATTTTGTGTCGCTGGCAGAAGGAACGAATACGTTCGTAGACAAACGCTTCCGCGGAAAACCCTTCTACGACGGATTAAAGTGGCACCGGGTGGAACCGGGCTTTGTCATCCAGGGAGGCGACCCGCTGGGGAACGGATCTGGTGACGCGGGCTATAAATTCAAGGATGAAATCACGGATCTACGCCACGATTCCGCCGGAACACTTTCGATGGCGAATTCCGGACCCAACACCAACAGTTCCCAGTTTTTTATTACGCATGTAGCCACGCCACATCTCGATGGCAAACACACGGTCTTCGGCCACGTGATTGGAAATGGTATGGATGTCGTCAATAAGATCCAGGTCAACGACGTCATCACCTCCATCCGGATCATCCGTATTGGGGAAGCCGTGAAAAAATTCGATGCGCCTAAGGTATTCGGCGACTACTTCCGTTCGGAAGCCGACGCCCGTAAGAAAGCGGACGCGGATGCACAAACGGAAAAACAGGCGTACATAAACGAACACAAGGCAGTTATCGATGCGAAAAAGGCCTACCTCGACAGTTACCGTCCGAAAGCCACAAAAACGGCGACCGGCTTCTCGTATGCCATAGTAAAAAAAGGAACAGGTGGTAAATTGAAGCCCGGCCAGAAAATAAAGGTGGTATGCTCGGGCTATTTCCCTGATGGCATCCTGTTCTGGACCACACAGGCCGATATTGCCAAAGCCTATGGAAAACTCGATCCGGGGCAGGCGGCGCAAAACGGCTACCAACCCATCGTCTGGAGCTACGGCCAACGTACCGGGATGATCCAGGGGTTCATTGAAGGACTCGACCAGGCATCATTGGGTGATAAGGTTATTTGGTACATACCGTCGATATTGGCGTATGGCGAAGCCGGCCGACCACCGATCATTCCATCAAACGCCGATCTCGTCTTTGACGTCGAAATACTTCCAAGCAATTAA